CCCAGCTGGCCGAGCTTGGCCCGCGCGAGGTCAGGACCTGCCTGGCCTGCCACGCGCCGCTGCACGAGCAGCAGCCCTTCACCGGCGCCGGAGCGCGCAACCGGGCGTTCGACGCCGGGTTGCAGCACGCCGGCGTCGCCTGCGCCGCGTGCCACATGCGCGGCCGGGTCTGGCACGGGCCGCCGCGCAAGGCCGGCCACGACCCGGGCATCGCGTGGCCGGAAGAAATGCCACACGGAGAGGTCGTCCGGACCGACCTGTTCGAGGAATCCCGGTTCTGCGCCAGTTGCCACCAGTTTGCACCAGACGCCGACGCTCCGGGCGGAAAGCCCCTCGAGAACACCTACGAGGAATGGCGGGCGAGCGAGTTCGCCGCCAGGGGCGTGAGCTGCCAGGCGTGCCACATGCCGGACCGGGCGCACCGCTTCCGGGGCATCCATGACCCGGCGACGGTCGCGGGCGGCCTCGAGCTGAACCTCGATGCGTCCGGAGCGACGTTGCGGAGCGTCGGCGTCGGGCACATGTTCCCCACGTACGCGACGCCGCGGGTGGTGCTGGCCCTGATCGGCCGCGACGCGGCCGGCAAGCCGCATTTGCGGCGAGAGCACGCCATCGCCCGGGTCGTGGACTTCTCGACGAAACCGCCGCGCGAGCTCTCCGATACGCGGCTCGCGCCCGGCCGCGCCGTCACCATCCCGCTTCCGGCCGTGGGTCCCGGCGCGTCGTACCGGGCCGAGGTCCGGGTGGAGCCCGACTTCTTCTACGCGGGCGAGTTCCGCCGGGCGCTGGCGGCCCCGCACGATCCGGAGGTCCGGAAGCTGCTGGCCGAGGCGTTGCGGCGCGCGACCGCGTCGCCCTATGTCGCGCTCTCGGCGGAGTTCAGCCCCTGACGGAGGCCGTTTCCCGGCTCGCGGCGGCTTCCTGCAGGCGGCGGACCCATGCGAGGTTGAAGCGCGCGTAGGCGTGCTGCGGGTCGAGTTCGAGCGCTCGCCGCAACTCGGCCTGGGCGCCTTCGAGATCGCCCAGATCCTTGAGGGCGGTGCCCAGGTAGGCGCGGAGAGTGGGATTGGCCGGGTCGATCATGAGGCCGCGGCGAAAGGCCCGGGCCGCATCCTCGAACTCCCGCTGCTCGTTGCAGGTGACGCCCAGGACCAGGAGGATGTCGGCGCGGCGCGGCTCCAGGCGCAACCCGGCGCGGAAGCATTCCTCGGCCTCCGGCAGCCGATGCAGCATCCGGTAGCAGAACCCCAGGTTGAAGAGCAACTGCGAGTTGTCCGGGAAGATGCGGAGCGACCGCTCGTACCACGTGGCGCTCTCCTCGTACTGCCCCTCGCTCTGGAGGAGGAGGCCCAGGTTGAACGGGATCACCGGGCAGCGCGGATCCAGCCGCAGCGCCCGCGCGAAGCCCTTGGCGGCCTCGGCGGAGTCACCCTTCTGGAAAGCCTCGGTCGCGGCCTCGTTGTAGTAGGCCGCGCGGCTCTGGAGGCGCTCGTCGATCAACCTGGCGACCGGCACCAGCAGCCGCTGTGCGCGCCGGCTGCGCGGAAACTGGATGAGCTGGACCTGGCTCAATGGATCACTCCCCCTCGCTATTCACCCGGTTTCAGTGTCGGCAATCTGGCAGGCAAATCGAGGGCGCGCGTCACGGGCCACTATCAAATGCGTGTTAAATGGCGCAACTCTCCCTTAATGCCGCGCCATATCTCCATCGGGGTTGAAGGGACGGTAGGTCGACATGGGGCAGCATCAGGTCCAACGGGGCGACTCGCTCTGGAAGATCGCGCAGAACACGCTCGGCGACGGGTCGCGCTGGCGCGAGATCTACGAACTCAACAAGGATCAGATCAAGAATCCCG
This genomic interval from Candidatus Tanganyikabacteria bacterium contains the following:
- a CDS encoding tetratricopeptide repeat protein; translation: MSQVQLIQFPRSRRAQRLLVPVARLIDERLQSRAAYYNEAATEAFQKGDSAEAAKGFARALRLDPRCPVIPFNLGLLLQSEGQYEESATWYERSLRIFPDNSQLLFNLGFCYRMLHRLPEAEECFRAGLRLEPRRADILLVLGVTCNEQREFEDAARAFRRGLMIDPANPTLRAYLGTALKDLGDLEGAQAELRRALELDPQHAYARFNLAWVRRLQEAAASRETASVRG